A single region of the Musa acuminata AAA Group cultivar baxijiao chromosome BXJ1-11, Cavendish_Baxijiao_AAA, whole genome shotgun sequence genome encodes:
- the LOC135597119 gene encoding crocetin glucosyltransferase 2-like yields the protein MDNADRVLLLPYPSQGHINPMLQFGKRLAAHGLLVTLAATRFILGSSRPEPGPVRLAAISDGFDATGFAGAGSAPAYLGRFELVGSETLESLLRSEAAAGRPVRLLVFDAFLPWAGDVGRRLGAPTAAFFTQSSAVDALFYHVWERRLCPPVQAAVELPGLPRLEPRDLPSYLVELVTAYPAYMDMVMNQFKCLENADEILINSFYELEPEETDFLRVACGAKTVGPTVPSKYLDDRIPFDSQYGLNLFTPAAAPCMRWLGSKRPASVVYVSFGSMAVLGPEQTAELAFGISDSGKDFLWVVRSSETGKLPRNFAEGFAERGLVVSWSPQTEVLAHPAVGCFLTHCGWNSTAEGLSLGVPMVAMPQWTDQLTNAKYVEDVWGVGVRVREDEKGLVRREEVERCVREVMEGRRREEMRMNAAKWRERAKAAVGKDGSSDKNIVALIAKYCTNT from the exons ATGGATAATGCAGATCGAGTGCTCCTGCTTCCGTACCCGAGCCAAGGCCACATCAACCCCATGCTCCAGTTCGGGAAGCGCCTCGCCGCCCACGGCCTCCTCGTCACGCTCGCCGCCACCCGGTTCATCCTCGGCTCCTCCCGCCCCGAGCCCGGTCCGGTTCGCCTCGCTGCCATCTCCGACGGGTTCGACGCCACGGGCTTCGCCGGGGCCGGCTCGGCCCCGGCCTACCTCGGCAGGTTCGAGCTGGTAGGCTCCGAGACCCTGGAGAGCTTGCTCCGCAGTGAGGCCGCCGCCGGCCGCCCCGTCCGCCTCCTGGTCTTCGACGCGTTCCTCCCCTGGGCGGGGGACGTGGGGCGGCGGCTGGGAGCCCCGACGGCGGCGTTCTTCACGCAGTCGTCTGCGGTCGACGCACTCTTCTACCACGTGTGGGAGAGACGGCTGTGTCCGCCGGTGCAGGCGGCGGTGGAGCTCCCGGGGTTGCCCCGCCTCGAGCCGAGGGACCTACCGTCCTACCTAGTGGAGTTGGTCACCGCCTATCCGGCGTACATGGACATGGTGATGAACCAGTTCAAGTGCTTGGAGAACGCGGATGAGATCCTCATCAACTCCTTCTATGAACTCGAACCTGAG GAAACGGACTTCCTGAGGGTGGCATGCGGAGCGAAGACCGTCGGGCCGACGGTGCCGTCCAAGTACTTGGACGACAGGATCCCCTTCGACTCCCAATACGGCCTCAATCTCTTTACGCCGGCCGCCGCTCCATGCATGCGCTGGCTGGGCTCCAAGCGGCCCGCCTCGGTCGTGTATGTCTCCTTCGGCAGCATGGCTGTGCTCGGCCCAGAGCAGACGGCAGAGCTAGCCTTCGGCATCTCGGACAGCGGCAAGGACTTCCTGTGGGTGGTGCGGTCCTCGGAAACCGGCAAGCTGCCCCGGAACTTCGCTGAGGGGTTCGCGGAAAGAGGCCTGGTGGTGTCCTGGAGCCCGCAGACGGAGGTCCTTGCTCACCCGGCGGTCGGCTGCTTCCTGacgcactgcgggtggaactcgacCGCCGAAGGGCTGAGCCTGGGGGTGCCGATGGTGGCGATGCCTCAGTGGACGGACCAGCTGACGAACGCCAAGTACGTGGAGgacgtgtggggcgtcggggtgaGGGTGAGGGAGGACGAGAAGGGATTGGTGAGGCGGGAGGAGGTGGAGAGGTGCGTGAGGGAGGTGATGGAGggcaggaggagggaggagatgaGGATGAACGCCGCCAAGTGGAGGGAGCGGGCAAAAGCGGCGGTGGGGAAGGATGGGAGCTCTGACAAGAACATAGTGGCGCTCATTGCCAAGTACTGCACGAACACGTAG
- the LOC135586743 gene encoding large ribosomal subunit protein eL38z/eL38y-like translates to MGNSAFSPCYKGSLPSHTPPLRIRVPWRGDGSESGRLRHQRASEMPKQIHEIKDFLLTARRKDARSVKIKRSRDVVKFKVRCAKYLYTLCVFDSEKADKLKQSLPPGLSVQEV, encoded by the exons ATGGGAAATTCAGCTTTCTCGCCGTGCTATAAAGGCTCCCTCCCGAGTCACACGCCGCCACTTCGAATTAGGGTTCCTTGGAGAGGCGACGGATCGGAATCGGGCCGCCTCCGCCACCAAAGAGCATCGGAAATG CCGAAGCAGATTCATGAGATTAAGGATTTCCTTCTCACTGCGAGAAGGAAGGATGCACGGTCGGTGAAGATCAAGAGGAGCAGGGATGTGGTCAAGTTCAAAGTCCGCTGCGCCAAGTACCTCTATACGCTTTGCGTCTTCGACTCCGAGAAGGCAGACAAGTTGAAGCAGTCTCTTCCACCAG GTTTGAGCGTCCAAGAAGTCTGA
- the LOC103970746 gene encoding rhodanese-like domain-containing protein 4, chloroplastic, whose protein sequence is MAALQDHRFLPKPLVPLCFPASHLRSSVPLCISIHKAKSLAQIPPPDAANPLRNLFSARKIPTFSGNPEEQTLRIQVSSEKASPLSRSLRSLIRFRKTAHRPVSLFDLLSSIDLQVSTQKIASCSRIPSFRHSFALLLSAFSSPFPANAADSEQVSQKINIEHILVSIDDFFNRNPFFVAGVTVIWLVLIPLTQEYLKKYKFISAIDAFRKLRDMPNAQLLDVRKRQSVKFMDSPNLRILNKNVVQVEYSDGNEEGFIKEVLRNFEDPGKTVICVLDNFDGDSLKLAELLYKNGFKEAYAIKGGLRGKDGWQAIQETFLPPSVHVHPRKKNMESAETEANNQMMNDQIVASSSNHHDKNLNTDNGFVEPTETISTAKLNPERPLSPYPNYPELKPLSSPSPSKPQS, encoded by the exons ATGGCCGCTCTGCAAGACCACCGCTTCTTGCCGAAACCCCTCGTTCCTCTCTGCTTCCCTGCTTCTCATCTGCGCAGCTCTGTGCCCCTCTGCATCTCGATCCATAAGGCCAAGTCTTTGGCCCAGATTCCACCTCCTGATGCGGCAAATCCCCTCCGGAATCTGTTCTCCGCCCGAAAGATCCCAACTTTCTCCGGAAACCCTGAAGAGCAGACTCTTAGGATCCAGGTTTCATCGGAAAAGGCTTCACCTTTGTCGAGAAGTCTACGTTCCCTCATCCGTTTTCGCAAAACCGCCCATCGCCCCGTTTCCCTGTTTGATCTCTTATCTTCTATTGATCTCCAGGTCTCAACCCAAAAGATTGCTTCTTGCTCGAGAATTCCATCTTTCCGTCACAGTTTTGCATTGCTACTTTctgctttttcttctcctttcccTGCCAACGCAGCCGACTCGGAGCAGGTCTCGCAGAAGATCAACATAGAACATATTCTTGTATCAATCGATGATTTCTTCAACCGTAATCCATTCTTCGTAGCGGGGGTTACCGTCATCTGGCTTGTCCTGATACCGCTGACACAAGAGTACCTCAAGAAATACAAGTTCATCAGCGCAATCGATGCCTTTCGGAAACTTAGGGACATGCCCAATGCCCAACTACTGGATGTGAGGAAGAGGCAGAGTGTCAAGTTCATGGATTCGCCAAATTTGAGGATTTTGAACAAGAATGTGGTTCAGGTGGAGTATTCTGATGGAAACGAAGAGGGTTTCATCAAGGAGGTTCTGCGGAATTTTGAAGATCCAGGAAAGACTGTCATCTGTGTTCTTGACAA CTTTGATGGTGATTCTCTTAAATTGGCTGAACTGCTTTACAAGAATGGTTTCAAGGAGGCATATGCAATTAAAGGTGGACTCAGAGGGAAGGATGGATGGCAG GCAATTCAGGAAACCTTTCTTCCACCCTCTGTGCATGTTCATCCAAGGAAAAAGAACATGGAATCAGCAGAAACAGAGGCGAACAACCAAATGATGAATGACCAGATTGTGGCTTCTTCCAGCAATCACCATGACAAGAACTTGAACACGGACAATGGTTTTGTAGAGCCTACAGAAACTATCTCAACCGCAAAGCTTAATCCAGAAAGACCGCTGTCGCCCTATCCAAAT TATCCCGAGCTCAAACCGCTTTCTTCTCCGTCTCCATCAAAGCCTCAAAGTTGA